The following are encoded in a window of Corynebacterium marinum DSM 44953 genomic DNA:
- a CDS encoding anthranilate synthase component 1, translated as MNSSSPPVVLTREVRYHADASGLFAHLGGTTTQDSVLLESADITTRSGISSVAVLTSSVRLTCTGHSVTAVPLTASGEAVVEKLNERLADYGHGTFRFPRTDAVDERERLTAVSPVEPLRALTRDAGYQDPTHTLPMLAGGIAFDFLETFEDLPAVGEGSNTYPDYQFVLAEIVLTINHGSQTAHLTGVSLAEDDLAARLDELASLIDTAEHSYEPEHHPEDVLTVTADIPDEQFRGQVEALKENIYNGDIYQVVPARTFTAPCPDAFAAYRQLRETNPSPYMFYQRGVGANGRPYELFGASPESNLKFDSASREVQLYPIAGTRPRGLNPDGSVNDELDIRMELELRTDAKEIAEHTMLVDLARNDLARVAVPATRRVADLLQVDRYSRVMHLVSRVTATLDPSLDALDAYRACMNMGTLSGAPKIRAMELLRGVEKKRRGSYGGAIGYLRGNGDMDNCIVIRSAFVQDGVASVQAGAGVVRDSNPQAEADETLHKAYAVLNAIALAADSTLEVIR; from the coding sequence ATGAACAGCAGTTCACCTCCCGTGGTGCTCACCCGCGAGGTCCGCTACCACGCGGACGCCTCCGGCCTCTTCGCCCACCTCGGCGGCACCACCACCCAGGACTCCGTGCTCCTGGAATCAGCCGACATCACCACCAGGTCGGGCATCTCCTCCGTCGCAGTCCTCACCTCCTCGGTCCGGTTGACCTGCACCGGCCACTCGGTGACGGCGGTGCCGCTGACGGCGTCGGGGGAGGCGGTCGTCGAGAAGCTCAACGAGCGGCTGGCCGACTACGGGCACGGTACCTTCAGGTTCCCGCGCACCGACGCCGTCGACGAGCGCGAGCGCCTCACCGCCGTCAGCCCCGTCGAACCGCTGCGCGCCCTGACCCGCGATGCGGGCTACCAGGATCCGACGCACACCCTGCCGATGCTGGCCGGCGGCATCGCCTTCGACTTCCTGGAGACCTTCGAGGACCTTCCCGCGGTGGGGGAGGGGAGCAACACCTACCCGGACTACCAGTTCGTGCTCGCCGAGATCGTGCTCACCATCAACCACGGCTCGCAGACCGCGCACCTGACCGGGGTCTCCCTCGCGGAGGACGACCTGGCGGCGCGGCTCGACGAGCTCGCGTCGCTCATCGACACCGCCGAGCACTCCTACGAGCCGGAGCACCACCCCGAGGACGTCCTCACCGTCACCGCCGACATCCCCGACGAGCAGTTCCGCGGGCAGGTGGAGGCGCTGAAAGAAAACATCTACAACGGCGACATCTACCAGGTGGTCCCGGCGCGCACCTTCACCGCGCCCTGCCCCGACGCCTTCGCCGCGTACCGCCAGCTGCGCGAAACCAACCCCAGCCCCTACATGTTCTACCAGCGGGGCGTCGGCGCCAACGGGCGCCCCTACGAGCTCTTCGGCGCCTCGCCCGAGTCCAACCTCAAGTTCGACTCCGCCTCCCGCGAGGTCCAGCTCTACCCGATCGCCGGCACCCGCCCCCGCGGCCTCAACCCGGACGGCTCCGTCAACGACGAGCTGGACATCCGCATGGAGCTCGAACTGCGCACCGACGCCAAGGAGATCGCCGAGCACACCATGCTCGTCGACCTCGCCCGCAACGATCTCGCCCGCGTCGCAGTGCCCGCCACCCGCCGGGTCGCGGACCTGCTGCAGGTAGACCGGTATTCCCGCGTCATGCATCTCGTCTCCCGCGTCACCGCCACGCTCGACCCCTCGCTCGACGCGCTGGACGCCTACCGCGCCTGCATGAACATGGGCACCCTGTCCGGGGCGCCGAAGATCCGGGCGATGGAGCTGCTGCGCGGCGTCGAGAAGAAGCGCCGCGGATCCTACGGCGGCGCCATCGGCTACCTCCGCGGCAACGGCGACATGGACAACTGCATCGTCATCCGCTCCGCCTTCGTCCAGGACGGGGTCGCCTCCGTCCAGGCGGGGGCGGGCGTGGTCCGCGACTCCAACCCGCAGGCCGAGGCCGACGAGACCCTGCACAAGGCCTACGCCGTGCTCAACGCCATCGCGCTCGCCGCGGATTCCACCCTGGAGGTCATCCGATGA
- a CDS encoding anthranilate synthase component II, with protein MTHIVLIDNHDSFVYNLVDAFAEAGYRCTVFRNTVSVDDVLAAQPDLICLSPGPGYPADAGNMMAILDRVLGRIPVLGICLGFQALLEHHGGTVEPCGPVHGVSVPMTLTDAGVGHPVFAGLAIDADLPGAVGHLVPVARYHSLGCLQAPAGLRSLATTETRIGYVVMAAETEDGMAVGLQFHPESVLSPTGPIILTRCVEQLLAVSQKEGSRR; from the coding sequence ATGACGCACATTGTCCTCATCGACAACCACGACAGCTTCGTCTACAACCTCGTCGACGCGTTCGCCGAGGCCGGCTACCGCTGCACTGTCTTCCGCAACACGGTCAGCGTGGACGACGTGCTCGCCGCGCAGCCCGACCTCATCTGCCTCTCGCCCGGCCCCGGTTACCCCGCGGACGCCGGCAACATGATGGCCATCCTCGACAGGGTGCTCGGCCGGATCCCGGTCCTGGGGATCTGCCTCGGATTCCAGGCGCTGCTCGAGCACCACGGCGGCACCGTCGAACCCTGCGGCCCCGTCCACGGCGTCTCCGTGCCGATGACGCTCACCGACGCCGGCGTCGGCCATCCCGTCTTCGCCGGACTGGCGATCGACGCCGACCTGCCCGGTGCCGTCGGCCATCTCGTGCCCGTCGCCCGCTACCACTCTCTCGGCTGCCTCCAGGCTCCGGCGGGGCTGCGCTCGCTCGCGACGACGGAAACCCGGATCGGCTATGTCGTCATGGCGGCCGAGACCGAGGACGGCATGGCGGTCGGGCTGCAGTTCCACCCCGAGAGCGTGCTCAGCCCTACGGGCCCGATCATCCTGACGCGCTGCGTCGAACAATTACTCGCTGTCTCCCAGAAGGAAGGTTCCCGCCGATGA
- the trpD gene encoding anthranilate phosphoribosyltransferase produces the protein MTHPDKLQVLIRYLDKKAPTLEEAVEVFTPMTIGEYDDVHIAALLATIRTRGETFADIAGAAKAFLNAGRPFPVPGKGVLDTAGTGGDGANTINITTGASLVAAAGGLKVIKHGNRSVSSKSGSADVLEALNIPLDLDPDRAVRQFEASNFTFLFAPAYNPAIAHAQPVRKALKIPTIFNVLGPLLSPVRPEFQIMGVANPAQGQMIAEVFRELGRSRALVVHGSGTDEIAVHGTTTVWELKANGEIVSYEVTPEELGVEKHELADLVGGDGEENARHMRALFDGTGPAAHRDAVAVNAGAMFYLNSRVDSLREGTELAQKLIADGTVRNWLAKHEGTDYGV, from the coding sequence ATGACCCACCCCGACAAGCTGCAGGTGCTGATCAGGTACCTCGACAAGAAGGCGCCCACCCTGGAGGAGGCCGTCGAGGTCTTCACCCCGATGACCATCGGCGAGTACGACGACGTCCACATCGCCGCGCTGCTGGCGACCATCCGCACCCGCGGGGAAACCTTCGCCGACATCGCCGGGGCCGCCAAGGCCTTCCTCAACGCCGGCCGCCCCTTCCCCGTCCCCGGCAAGGGGGTGCTGGACACCGCCGGCACGGGCGGCGACGGCGCCAACACCATCAACATCACCACCGGCGCCTCCCTGGTCGCAGCAGCCGGGGGACTGAAGGTGATCAAGCACGGCAACCGCTCCGTGTCCTCCAAGTCCGGTTCCGCCGACGTACTCGAGGCCCTCAACATTCCGCTGGACCTCGACCCGGACCGCGCGGTCCGCCAGTTTGAGGCGTCCAACTTCACCTTCCTCTTCGCCCCCGCCTACAACCCGGCCATCGCCCACGCGCAGCCGGTGCGCAAGGCGCTGAAGATCCCCACCATCTTCAATGTCCTCGGCCCGCTGCTCTCCCCGGTGCGCCCCGAATTCCAGATCATGGGCGTGGCCAACCCGGCGCAGGGGCAGATGATCGCCGAGGTCTTCCGCGAGCTCGGCCGCTCCCGCGCCCTGGTCGTCCACGGCTCCGGGACCGACGAGATCGCCGTCCACGGCACCACCACCGTGTGGGAGCTGAAGGCGAACGGCGAGATCGTCTCCTATGAGGTGACGCCGGAGGAACTGGGCGTCGAGAAGCACGAGCTCGCCGACCTCGTCGGCGGCGACGGCGAGGAGAACGCCCGCCACATGCGCGCGCTCTTCGACGGCACCGGCCCGGCCGCGCACCGCGACGCCGTGGCCGTCAACGCCGGCGCGATGTTCTACCTCAACTCACGCGTCGATTCGCTCCGCGAGGGCACCGAGCTCGCGCAGAAGCTCATCGCGGACGGCACGGTCCGCAACTGGCTCGCCAAGCACGAAGGGACCGATTATGGCGTCTGA
- the trpCF gene encoding bifunctional indole-3-glycerol-phosphate synthase TrpC/phosphoribosylanthranilate isomerase TrpF, with amino-acid sequence MASDNLPTVLEGIVEGRRGHLEEIRARIAHVDPATLTRSTRSLHDNLRADGRGGNRFIMECKSSSPSLGMIREHYEPGAIARVYSRYASGISVLCEPDRFGGDYDHLATVASSTHLPVLCKDFIIDEVQIHAARYFGADAILLMLSVLSDEEYAALADVAARYDLDILTEVIDEEEVERAVRLGANIFGINHRNLHDLSIDLDRSARLAALLPDDAVVVSESGIRDAETVRRLGGHSNGFLVGSQLTSQPDVDLAARELVYGPNKVCGLTSPTAAQAAAAAGAVYGGLIFDESSPRNVSRETAEQIIAAERGLKYVAVSRRASGFAELLLDGVVAVQIHAPYQGSVEAERNLIAAVRAEVGCEVWRAVSMTSVDGEVAMAIAGDVDKLVLDSGEGGTGTTFDWANVPAEAKQRSLLAGGLSPDNIADALTVGCLGLDLNSGVEYPAGAGEWAGRKDAGAIRRAFATIRSFSYQ; translated from the coding sequence ATGGCGTCTGACAACCTCCCCACCGTCCTCGAGGGCATCGTCGAGGGCCGCCGCGGCCACCTCGAGGAGATCCGGGCTCGCATCGCCCACGTGGACCCCGCCACGCTGACCAGGTCGACGCGCTCGCTGCACGACAACCTGCGTGCCGACGGCCGCGGCGGCAACCGCTTCATCATGGAGTGCAAGTCCTCGTCCCCCTCGCTCGGCATGATCCGCGAGCACTACGAGCCGGGCGCGATCGCCCGCGTCTACTCCCGTTACGCCAGCGGCATCTCCGTACTCTGCGAGCCGGACCGTTTCGGCGGCGATTACGACCATCTGGCCACCGTCGCATCCTCCACCCACCTGCCGGTGCTGTGCAAAGACTTCATCATCGACGAGGTCCAGATCCACGCCGCCCGCTACTTCGGCGCGGACGCGATCCTGCTCATGCTCTCCGTCCTGTCTGACGAGGAGTACGCCGCGCTCGCCGACGTCGCCGCCCGCTACGACCTCGACATCCTCACCGAGGTCATCGACGAGGAGGAGGTGGAGCGTGCCGTGCGGCTCGGCGCGAACATCTTCGGCATCAACCACCGCAACCTCCACGACCTCTCCATCGACCTTGACCGCTCCGCCAGGCTGGCGGCCCTGCTACCTGACGACGCCGTCGTGGTCTCCGAATCCGGCATCCGCGACGCGGAAACCGTCCGGCGCCTGGGCGGCCACTCCAACGGTTTCCTCGTCGGCTCCCAGCTGACCTCCCAGCCGGACGTCGACCTGGCCGCACGCGAGCTCGTGTACGGCCCCAACAAGGTGTGCGGCCTGACCTCACCGACGGCCGCCCAGGCCGCCGCAGCAGCGGGCGCGGTCTACGGCGGGCTCATCTTCGACGAGTCCTCCCCGCGCAATGTTTCACGTGAAACAGCCGAGCAGATCATCGCCGCGGAGCGGGGCCTGAAGTACGTCGCGGTCTCCCGCCGGGCCTCCGGTTTCGCCGAACTACTTCTCGACGGCGTCGTAGCGGTGCAGATCCACGCCCCTTACCAGGGATCCGTCGAAGCGGAACGCAACCTCATCGCCGCCGTCCGGGCCGAGGTGGGCTGCGAAGTCTGGCGGGCGGTCTCCATGACCTCCGTCGACGGAGAGGTCGCCATGGCGATCGCCGGCGACGTCGACAAGCTCGTCCTCGATTCCGGCGAAGGCGGCACCGGCACCACCTTCGACTGGGCCAACGTCCCCGCCGAAGCGAAGCAGCGAAGCCTGCTCGCCGGCGGACTCTCACCCGACAACATCGCCGACGCACTCACGGTCGGATGCCTCGGTCTCGACCTCAACTCCGGCGTGGAGTACCCCGCCGGGGCGGGGGAGTGGGCCGGACGCAAGGACGCCGGCGCCATCCGCCGCGCATTCGCCACCATCCGCAGCTTCAGCTACCAATAG
- the trpB gene encoding tryptophan synthase subunit beta, with the protein MTTSTSQSDGGATILPAYFGEFGGQFVPESLIPALDQLEQAFVDAQNDPSFREELATYLRDYLGRPTPLTECSNLPLAGQGKGHARIFLKREDLVHGGAHKTNQVIGQALLAKRMGKTRIIAETGAGQHGTATALACSLLGLECVVYMGAKDVERQQPNVFRMKLMGAKVIPVDAGSGTLKDAVNEALRDWTATFHESHYLLGTAAGPHPFPTIVREFHRVISEEAKAQMIERTGGLPDLVVACVGGGSNAIGMFADFIDEEGVELVGAEPGGLGLESGKHGATINNGQIGILHGARSYLMRNSDGQVEESYSISAGLDYPGVGPQHAYLHDSGRATYVGITDAEALEAFQLLSLYEGIIPALESSHAMAYALKRAKLAEENDENTTILVSLSGRGDKDVDHVRRTLEENPELVLAKEVQQS; encoded by the coding sequence ATGACAACAAGCACCTCACAAAGCGACGGCGGGGCGACCATCCTGCCCGCCTACTTCGGTGAATTCGGCGGACAGTTCGTCCCCGAGTCACTCATCCCGGCACTCGACCAGCTCGAGCAGGCCTTCGTCGACGCGCAGAACGACCCCTCCTTCCGCGAGGAGCTGGCCACCTACCTCCGCGACTACCTCGGCCGCCCCACCCCCCTGACCGAGTGCTCCAACCTGCCGCTGGCCGGACAGGGCAAGGGTCACGCGCGGATCTTCCTCAAGCGCGAGGATCTCGTCCACGGCGGCGCCCACAAGACCAACCAGGTCATCGGCCAAGCGCTGCTGGCCAAGCGTATGGGCAAAACCCGCATCATCGCCGAGACGGGCGCCGGCCAGCACGGCACCGCCACGGCGCTGGCCTGCTCGCTGCTCGGCCTCGAATGCGTCGTGTACATGGGCGCCAAGGACGTCGAACGCCAGCAGCCCAACGTTTTCCGCATGAAGCTCATGGGCGCGAAGGTCATCCCCGTCGACGCCGGTTCCGGCACCCTCAAAGACGCCGTCAACGAAGCGCTGCGCGACTGGACCGCCACCTTCCACGAGTCCCACTACCTCCTGGGCACCGCCGCCGGCCCCCACCCCTTCCCGACGATCGTGCGCGAATTCCACCGCGTCATCTCCGAGGAAGCCAAGGCGCAGATGATCGAGCGCACCGGCGGGCTGCCGGACCTCGTCGTCGCCTGCGTCGGCGGCGGTTCGAACGCCATCGGCATGTTCGCCGACTTCATCGACGAAGAGGGCGTGGAGCTCGTCGGAGCCGAACCCGGCGGCCTGGGCCTCGAATCCGGCAAGCACGGCGCCACCATCAACAACGGCCAGATCGGCATCCTCCACGGCGCCCGCAGCTACCTCATGCGGAACTCCGACGGTCAGGTGGAGGAGTCCTACTCCATCTCCGCCGGTCTCGACTACCCGGGCGTGGGGCCGCAGCACGCGTACCTCCACGACTCCGGCCGCGCCACCTACGTCGGCATCACCGACGCCGAGGCACTGGAGGCCTTCCAGCTGCTCTCCCTCTACGAGGGCATCATCCCCGCCCTCGAGTCGTCCCACGCCATGGCCTACGCCCTCAAGCGCGCGAAGCTGGCGGAGGAGAACGACGAGAACACAACCATCCTCGTCTCCCTGTCCGGCCGCGGCGACAAGGACGTCGACCACGTCCGCCGCACCCTCGAGGAAAACCCCGAGCTCGTCCTGGCCAAGGAGGTCCAGCAGTCATGA
- the trpA gene encoding tryptophan synthase subunit alpha, whose protein sequence is MTRYDKLFSALAEKNEGAFVPFLMLGDPTPADALEIVRTVVGAGADALELGVPFSDPVADGPTIQKSHIRALDGGATVDGALEQIRTIRNEFPDLPIGLLIYGNVPFTRGVEKFYREFAEAGADSILLPDVPVREGEPFAAAAETAGIDPIFIAPAQAAEKTLAGVAAHSKGYIYAVSRHGVTGTERESETTGLKEVVENVKRFGGAPILLGFGISTPQHVADAIEAGAAGAISGSAITKIIDRHVEGVHPDPGRVTDPAALAAELGEFVSAMKAATVRR, encoded by the coding sequence ATGACCCGTTACGACAAGCTCTTCTCCGCACTCGCCGAGAAGAACGAGGGCGCATTCGTCCCGTTCCTCATGTTGGGCGACCCCACCCCGGCCGACGCCCTGGAGATCGTCCGCACCGTCGTCGGCGCGGGTGCCGACGCCCTCGAGCTCGGCGTCCCCTTCTCCGATCCCGTCGCTGACGGACCCACGATCCAGAAGTCGCACATCCGCGCCCTCGACGGTGGCGCCACCGTGGACGGTGCGCTGGAGCAGATCCGCACCATCCGGAACGAGTTCCCGGATCTGCCGATCGGCCTGCTGATCTACGGCAACGTGCCCTTCACCCGCGGCGTCGAGAAATTCTACCGTGAATTCGCCGAGGCCGGAGCCGACTCCATCCTGCTTCCCGACGTCCCCGTGCGCGAAGGCGAGCCCTTCGCCGCCGCCGCCGAGACCGCCGGCATCGACCCGATCTTCATCGCTCCGGCCCAGGCCGCCGAGAAGACCCTCGCGGGCGTGGCCGCCCACTCCAAGGGCTACATCTACGCCGTCTCCCGCCACGGCGTTACCGGCACGGAACGCGAGTCGGAGACCACCGGATTGAAGGAGGTCGTGGAGAACGTGAAGCGTTTCGGCGGCGCTCCGATCCTTTTGGGCTTCGGCATCTCCACCCCGCAGCACGTCGCCGACGCCATCGAAGCGGGCGCCGCCGGAGCGATCTCCGGGTCAGCCATCACGAAAATCATCGACCGGCATGTCGAAGGCGTCCACCCCGACCCGGGCCGCGTCACCGACCCGGCCGCCCTCGCAGCCGAACTCGGCGAGTTTGTCTCTGCGATGAAAGCCGCGACCGTACGACGCTAG
- a CDS encoding HNH endonuclease signature motif containing protein produces MGESVVDRAIRELLYPSNFYSVCSTTDRTAIQGARIRRADYEMWQSILPDDLEDIELVLASIRSSTGFGERHIQSALFAHQRLRDLPELKALQERLFHLDLNRLKAIDAVLCKVDAANAEHMRIIDEGLTTFLTPTRPNQNLPSAGAIRRKLNAIILTLDNTVSPDDAPPKAGEGFSVGIDGNQGYVDVVTDSVSAHEIDERVRKHAAAREISLVEAFKELIRGEGSTDVVLNVYRANDVDDAPGWISGVGWISPEAADELTEQAGKVQDMDALRDKVSSSYATPEDIRAVVVGMDGGCGYPDCACHGIRSQMDHRIDFKDGGLTTPANLTAICQHHHNIKTDGRVRYIIDPQTREKVWLFENGRWATSEPSGPLAPKERRWLQTVSQRSRKRRERIRAESQARRQGESVPLTGEIGETEDRPPF; encoded by the coding sequence ATGGGGGAGTCGGTCGTCGACCGCGCAATCAGAGAACTTCTGTACCCGTCCAACTTCTACTCGGTCTGCTCGACCACCGATCGCACCGCCATCCAGGGCGCGCGGATACGTCGCGCCGACTACGAGATGTGGCAATCCATTCTTCCTGACGATCTGGAGGACATCGAACTTGTCCTCGCCTCAATTCGTAGTTCCACTGGATTCGGGGAACGCCACATCCAGAGCGCCCTCTTCGCACATCAACGCCTCCGCGACCTGCCCGAGCTCAAGGCGCTCCAGGAACGCCTCTTCCATCTCGATCTGAACCGGTTGAAGGCCATCGACGCGGTGCTCTGCAAAGTGGACGCCGCCAACGCGGAACATATGCGCATCATCGACGAAGGCCTCACCACCTTCCTCACCCCCACCCGGCCGAACCAGAACCTTCCTTCCGCCGGAGCGATCCGCAGGAAACTCAACGCGATCATCCTCACGCTCGACAACACTGTTTCACCCGACGACGCACCTCCGAAAGCGGGGGAGGGGTTCTCCGTCGGGATCGACGGCAACCAAGGCTACGTGGACGTCGTGACCGACTCAGTGTCCGCCCACGAAATCGATGAGCGGGTACGTAAACACGCTGCCGCCCGGGAGATCAGTCTGGTGGAGGCGTTCAAGGAACTCATCCGCGGGGAGGGCTCGACCGACGTGGTCCTCAATGTCTACCGGGCCAATGACGTCGACGACGCCCCGGGCTGGATCTCGGGCGTTGGCTGGATCAGCCCGGAGGCAGCCGATGAACTCACCGAACAGGCCGGCAAAGTTCAGGACATGGATGCCCTTCGCGACAAGGTTTCCTCGTCCTACGCCACGCCCGAAGACATCCGGGCGGTGGTTGTCGGGATGGACGGAGGGTGCGGATACCCCGACTGCGCATGCCACGGAATCCGCTCCCAGATGGATCATCGGATCGACTTCAAAGACGGCGGCCTCACCACCCCGGCTAATCTCACCGCCATCTGCCAACACCACCACAACATCAAGACTGATGGCCGAGTCCGCTACATCATCGACCCGCAGACCCGGGAGAAAGTCTGGCTGTTCGAGAATGGACGATGGGCTACTTCGGAGCCATCCGGCCCGCTGGCCCCCAAGGAGCGCAGATGGCTGCAGACCGTCAGTCAGCGAAGCAGAAAGCGGCGGGAAAGGATCCGCGCCGAATCCCAAGCCAGGCGCCAGGGGGAGTCCGTTCCCCTGACCGGAGAAATAGGAGAAACCGAGGATCGGCCACCATTCTGA
- a CDS encoding ABC transporter ATP-binding protein, whose protein sequence is MTPVIEIHDLVKNFGTFRALDGLNLTVEAGTIHGFLGPNGSGKSTAIRILLGVLHATSGTAAVLGKNPRRSPDVLKRVGYVPGDVSLWPSLTGREVFRALESLRGRPVNLRREEELIEAFKLNPDKKCREYSTGNRRKVSLIAAMSSGAEAFILDEPTAGLDPLMEQEFVEQIRRERDGGATVLLSSHIMSEVEKLCDYVTIIRDGRTVESGSMADLKHLSTHDIAARVSRETPALKALADATIKGGQVHITAARQDVPRILRIILEAGGEDITATPASLEEMFLSHYGGGKRAKG, encoded by the coding sequence ATGACGCCCGTCATCGAAATTCATGACCTGGTGAAGAACTTTGGCACCTTCCGCGCCCTAGACGGGCTGAACCTGACAGTGGAAGCTGGGACGATCCACGGATTCCTGGGCCCCAATGGCTCAGGCAAATCCACCGCGATCCGCATCCTGCTCGGGGTCCTCCATGCGACTTCCGGCACGGCCGCCGTCCTGGGGAAGAACCCACGACGGTCGCCGGATGTTCTGAAGCGGGTCGGATACGTCCCGGGAGATGTGTCCCTGTGGCCGAGCCTAACGGGAAGGGAAGTCTTTCGGGCGCTGGAAAGTCTCCGGGGCCGGCCCGTCAATCTACGCAGGGAAGAAGAACTCATAGAAGCATTCAAGTTGAATCCGGACAAGAAGTGCCGCGAATACTCCACCGGAAACCGACGAAAAGTCAGCCTGATTGCCGCAATGTCATCCGGGGCTGAAGCTTTCATTCTCGATGAACCCACCGCCGGCCTCGACCCTCTGATGGAGCAGGAGTTTGTGGAGCAGATCCGCAGAGAAAGAGACGGCGGAGCGACGGTCCTCCTGTCCAGCCACATCATGAGCGAGGTGGAGAAACTATGCGACTACGTGACCATTATCCGAGACGGAAGAACCGTGGAGTCGGGCAGTATGGCGGATTTGAAGCATTTGTCCACCCACGATATTGCCGCGCGGGTTTCACGTGAAACGCCGGCGCTGAAAGCGCTCGCCGACGCCACCATCAAAGGGGGCCAGGTCCACATCACCGCCGCCCGTCAGGACGTGCCCCGAATCCTCCGGATCATCCTCGAAGCCGGGGGAGAGGACATCACCGCGACACCAGCCAGCCTGGAAGAAATGTTCCTCTCACATTACGGCGGCGGAAAGCGGGCGAAAGGATGA